The stretch of DNA GATGCCTTTGTCCAGAAAATGAACGACCGTGCCAAAGAGCTAGGATGTACCAATACGGTATTCACCAATCCTACCGGTCTCCCGGATGACAACCAGCATACCACAGCACATGATCTGGCTCTGATCATGCAGGCGGCTATCAGTAATGACAGCTTCCGCACCATCTCCGGAGCCACCTCCTATACGATCCCGGCTACCAATGTTTCCGGCGGTACCCGTAACCTGACAAGCTCTTTTACCATGACAGATCCTGCATCCGCTTCCTATTATGAAGGATGCATCGGCGGTCGCGAAAGTACCACCACTGCTTCCGGAAGCGTTCTTGTCACAGCTGCGCAGCGAAATGGGACTACTCTGATCGCTGTAGTCATGAACGGAGCTACCGGTCAGACAGCCAACGAAGCGATCTCACTTCTGGATTATGGTTTTTCCAATTTCCAGCTTCTGGATCTCAGCGAGGATGATTTTCACATTCTGTCCGGAGGCACTGTAATGGTTCCATCCGGTGCGACCGCAGACGACCTGACTACGGAAGATACGGAATCTGACGGTCAGATCTTACGCACCTATTCCTTTGGCGGAACTCAGGTGGGAACTGCAGTAGTCGAGGATTCCTCCCAGGAAAGCTCCTCCGATGTACTGGAAAATGATGAAAACATGGATTCTGCAAAAGCTTATTCCGAATCCAGATCCCAGATCCCGTATTTTGCCATTGGCGGTGTGGGCATCCTGCTCCTTATCCTTCTGCTGTGGCGCATGATCCGGATCATCCGTTCCTGATCTTGGTTCCCAAGCGGATATACTTCAGAATTAAAAAATCCCTCCTATGTACCGGTCATACCCGGATACATAGAAGGGATTTTTTTCTGCCATCTCACCCATCGGGGTGTCAGCCATAAAACGGAACTACCAGAAAGATATAGCATAAAAACGGAGAAGCAGCCAGAAGTGCTGTCAGGACCCGGTATATCCACATTCTGATATTTTCTTTTTTTACAAAACGCTCAAGCAGACGGTTCCAGCCGGCTGTCACAAAATACATAGCCGGATACAGTGCCGGCATGATATAACGTCCCTGTGCCTGGTTGTCACTATAATATACATAATACATAAACAGACCCACAGGGATCAGGATCAGAAGGATCAGCAACAGATGAAAGATTCCTTTTCTGTCCCATTTATCGTACACTGTTATCGTTTTTATCTTCAGCTTTTCACTTCCTGCTGCTTTTCGTTCTTTTACCACAGTACGTTTCTTCGGATAAAACATTCCCAACATGGTCAAAATACCGATCCCACCCATTCCAAAGAACAGGAAATATGCCTTGCTCACACTATAAGGCATATAGATCTGCATCAGGCCAAAGGTTCCGATAAAGCTTACCAGAACTGTCAGCAGCCAGTTATGCTGCCAGCCCGGGTCCTGATACAGAAGGATATCCTTCCATGACCAGTTCAGCTTCTCCGGTGTAGGGTATCTGGACGGCCTGTAATCAACAGCCGCATATTTTTCCGCACACTGTGCACAGGCCTTTCTTCCGATAAGATCTCCGTCATAGAGAACGGCATTTCGTATAAACCACCAGCCGCATAAAGCAAGGGTTACTGCCGCGATCACGATCCCTCTCCGGAACAGAAATGCAACTCTCTGTTTTACCGGCTCT from Blautia sp. SC05B48 encodes:
- a CDS encoding D-alanyl-D-alanine carboxypeptidase family protein, which encodes MKKSRITTALLAIGISASMVFQTPVFATEETAVAASSGITTNGISGWPQGPEITSASAVIMEDTSDTLLYAKDMDTTLSPAGAVKIMTCLLALENSQLDDQVTMTETGVSGVTDGGAHISSQLGEVFTMEQCLYALMLASANDIALQVAEQIGGSVDAFVQKMNDRAKELGCTNTVFTNPTGLPDDNQHTTAHDLALIMQAAISNDSFRTISGATSYTIPATNVSGGTRNLTSSFTMTDPASASYYEGCIGGRESTTTASGSVLVTAAQRNGTTLIAVVMNGATGQTANEAISLLDYGFSNFQLLDLSEDDFHILSGGTVMVPSGATADDLTTEDTESDGQILRTYSFGGTQVGTAVVEDSSQESSSDVLENDENMDSAKAYSESRSQIPYFAIGGVGILLLILLLWRMIRIIRS
- a CDS encoding ArnT family glycosyltransferase; this translates as MEKKKIWKDERVQAGVLVLAAFLLLTAWAFMQPLGAGPDEKMRYMVAQYLHAHSGKLPLGDEPTIRDATWGISYAYYPILSYMVSAVFMGIAGLFHASADGLLHAARMADVLFVTGAVYFVVKASGKLFPKEGRWLFAALAGFMPQALFLGTYVNTDSLALLSMAMILYSWACYLEAGDWSFRNSILLAVGMAVCALSYYNAYGWILCSFLFFCLTVLLCREEPVKQRVAFLFRRGIVIAAVTLALCGWWFIRNAVLYDGDLIGRKACAQCAEKYAAVDYRPSRYPTPEKLNWSWKDILLYQDPGWQHNWLLTVLVSFIGTFGLMQIYMPYSVSKAYFLFFGMGGIGILTMLGMFYPKKRTVVKERKAAGSEKLKIKTITVYDKWDRKGIFHLLLILLILIPVGLFMYYVYYSDNQAQGRYIMPALYPAMYFVTAGWNRLLERFVKKENIRMWIYRVLTALLAASPFLCYIFLVVPFYG